TCGAATTATTAGAATACGATGAGCTATGAGAAGGGCTTCTTCCAAGGCttgatgttttgtttcttctggCTTTTGTAACAAAACGGCAGGGTGTAAACAAGGGTATTGTAGCAGAATATCTCTTGCAAACAATGAGGGAGAAGGGAATGCTTCCTGATTTCGTTCTATGCATCGGAGACGATAGGTCGGACGAGGATATGTTCGAGGTGATAACGAGTGCAAAACCCACCCTTCCTCCCAATGCTGAAGTGTTCGGTTGCACGGTCGGGCAGAAACCAAGCAAGGCTAAGTATTACTTGGAAGACACACACGAAATCTTGAGAATGTTACAAGGTCTCACCCATGCGTCCGAGCATGCCGCTCGAGCCACCGCACAGACGACGCCTCATAGAGTGGTAATTGCAGAGAATAAGTAATAGAAATCTCCTTCCTATTGTTGTCTATATGGTGTTAGCTCTGTGCAAAAGTCTCTGTTATTGTTGTTTGAGGGCTGCATTTTATCTGTTTCTCTTCATACCGGTTTTTCTCGGACTCCGCTCCTTGCATGATGTTCATAGTTCGTTCGACAATTTTGAAGTGGCTATTGAATCATGAGTTGTCTTATCTACTAAGTTATACTCGGATTGACTTTATAGTTTCATTCTTACTGATTCTCGAGATATCTTGTCCATACAAAAGCCAACTCGAGTTGTCTCTCGAACTCTTACCTTCTGGAGTGACCTACCATCGAGATTGTAAGAGCTTAGTGTGAGATCTTACGtcgattagagaggagaatgagtgccagcgagtaCGTTGGCTGTGAAGGGGGTGGATGCTCAAACATCTCCCTAACGgttgcgttttaaaacctcgagagaatgctcaaagaagacaatatctacttgaaataaaattaaaaaatataaaattaaaaaataaattattaattcctTAAAAGTTGGGatagaaaatatttggaagtaattactaaaattttaaatttagactTTCATTTGAATATAGCATAGATTATTCTTTACGGCGACCCCGAGAGCTGCGGCGGCGCGTATCTGAATGTTGTCCAATCCTCCATTCCGGCCGGCGGCTGCACGGAACTTTGCTCCAAAACTAACACCGTTTGTGGTATTCTGTCAacgattcttcttcttcctcttcgttCACTTTTCTTTGTCATTGATTTCGGTTCGTATCCCTCGCGAAGAGGAAGCTTGACAGTGCTGATTTCTTTTGGTTTCCGATGGACTTCCTGTTCtgagatttttaatttcaaccgATGACTACAAGAAtctgagatttttttttgctgaTGATCTTCTTCCACAGATTCGTAATGGAATTTTAATTTCGGTTGGCGCTTGAAAACCCTAGATCCCAATATCGACTCCGTGAGCATTTATTTCGATTATAGCATAGGAGAAATCCGAGGCAGGGCGACCTCTTTTGATCTCTATTCTATTTgttgtataattattatttttgtgcaGGGTTTGTGCGGTTGCGAACTTGATGGATTCAAGTATTGCTATTGGCATCGTAATTCTCAGTATCAGCTTGATTTTGAGTCGTGTCCTTTATGTTTTATATTGGAGCGGTAGGGCCCTTCCAAACAAAAGCTTGGGATCTGTCAGTACCCTCATTGTCTTAGGCTCAGGTGAGACAGTCATCAATTCCATTTGAGTTTTAGATTGAAGAATGTAATTGCACTGATCGTTGCATATGTAGTGTAGGGGGTCACACGGCCGAAATGCTCAATGTGTTGTCTGTGCTGCAGAAAGACTCGTTTTCTCCAAGATTCTAcattgctgctgctgctaccGATGACATGAGTCTTCAAAAAGCTCGCACATATGAACATCAACTGGCTCATAAGGTACGTTATCAGGGTCTTCAAACTTCTCTTATTTTTCTGAATCAGGAAACGAGGGAGGGGATAGTATGGCCTATGGGTAGAGTTCCCTATTTTCAATTGGGGGAAAATCGTAAGTTTCTTGCAGATTCAGTCCACAAACTTGAATGGATTCAATTGGGATTTTGTTGCATGAGTTCGAATTGGACCTATAGGAACTTTTAGAAGATTAGTAATGGATTCTATAGGAACTTTGTGAATTTGTCGTAGGGGTCGCATCCAAGCTTGAGCTTAGTAGTTTTCTTCAGATAGTAAGCTATCTCCACTTTTTATCAGCTCCCATGAAACAACCCCTAGAACTTGGATTGATGAAATCTTGATTTAATGTCCTCACTGTCTTCCTTTATGCTGGCATAGGGTAATTTGGACAACATTTTTTGTCTGAAGTTCATTTTGCATGATTAAGATGATTTGGATCATATCAATATCCAACCTATTCTTTGAACTGGAATCTAGCTTAACTTGTGGCTATGGCAGCGAGAACGGCGATAAACATAATATTGTTGATAGCGACAACAATACAGTTGACTCTTGAGTTTTCGTGCATAGGAGTAACGTTGTGGATATTGAGCCCTTTTTGTTATTATAGCTTATCCCCCCTTATAAGCTCATTggaatagtttttttaataatcatcTAGATAGAAATGTCTATTTTTacgtaatttcattttatcaatgaaatgaattatttccttccctattaaaaaaaactgttGTGTTTCCTTTTAATTCATTGGTTTTCCTGCATAATGTTTACTCCTATGCACGAAAACTCAAGAGTCAACTGTGTTGATGTTTCTATCAACAATATTACGTTTATCATCGTTCTCGCTGCCATAGCCACAAGTTAAGCTAGATTCCAGTTCAAATAATATGTTGGATATTGATATGATCCTAGTCATCTTAATCATGCAAAATAAACTTCAAGAAAGATGTGACAAAAATGTTAATTACCATATGCCACATTAAGGAAGAATCGAGATTCATTTATTGTTGGAtgattacaaattttgggtggattataATCTCGAGTTATGACGTTTCATTAATTTactttaagattttttttatttattttaaagttacatttacatagtggctgattatggtcataaagtatgaaAGCTACAACTCTTGAAATGCCTCATGGAAGGCTAAAAGTTTtcttttgaggctatataaagccatgtatgttgtctTTGTAAGCTAGActtgaaaatgtagtaaaaagaaCATTTATGCTTTCTTCTAGCCAAGggctaagttttttttgtaattgtaatgctcagaatcattcaagcttgacttGATCATCGGtcttacttgtggagtgattcgaatctcaaagaagttttcttgccttgagatagtCAATCAACAAGGTAACCGTGATCTTACTTTCCCTtgagataattttttatttgttttgaggTTCTTGGATATTTCAATCTATCTTATTCTTCAATAAGGTTGTTAGATAAAAATCCCAAGAGCTACAATCACTTGAAATGAAATCAACTTGATTAGGAGGTTTTAGCACTTGTGAACTAGAGGTTTGCATATCCAAAATGTTTACGAGGGTTCTTACATTCAACTGGCTAGTGGATTCTTATATTCAACTGGCTAGTGTTTCCATATGAGATATTCTGtttcattcaaataaattagaagaGTTTCTCACTCCCACTTTGTTTACAAGTTTtcctgtgatgtcccacattggttggagaggagagcaaaccaccatttataagggggtggaaaccttcccctagcagacgcgttttaaagccttgagcggaagcccgaaagggaaagctcaaagaggacaatatctgctagcggtggatctgggccgttacatttcctattaaatttgtttgtgAAATTGGTGCTTGTTGCAGACTGGGGCTGAGGTAGACAAGATCCGCACAGTTCCTAGGGAAGTAGGACAATCGTATTTCACTTCTGTTTGGACAACTTCAATTGCCACACTCAATGCACTCTGGCTAATGCTTAAAATTAGACCTCAAGTGGTAATATGACCTCTTTTGCTTAAGAATTGGgtgtttttttccccttttctttctgAACCAATTGTTTTGCTGCAGATTCTCTGCAATGGCCCTGGTACCTGTATCCCATTATGCGCAATTGCATTCACATTCAAGGTTCAAAAAAGTGCATTGAACAACATTCTTTTGCATTTTCCAGTTCCAAGTTTATAATATCGTAGAGAATAAATGAACACTAGAATCTGAATGCAGGTTGTGGGGATTAGATGgtcatcaattttttatgtGGAAAGCATTGCAAGAGTGAAGAGATCATCATTGAGTGGGTACATTTTATACAAGTTGCACATGGCTGATCGGTTCTTTGTGCAATGGCCACAACTGCAGAGAAAATATCCCCACGCTCACTACGTTGGTTGTCTCATGTAGTTGATGATAAAAAAACCATACAGGTTAGGAGAATTTTATGGTTCCTGCAGCTTAAATTTGGTCTGAATTTGTCATGCAGCTTTGAAATGTAActtgaaggggaaaaaaaaatcaaagtttCTGAGCCATGACAGCAGTTTTGCCCCGTTTTAGATAAGATTTTTCTTAACATGCATAGCAAATCTCTCTTCCTGGAGTGTTGTATTTataatgttgaggattattgggggTGAGTCCCACGTGATCtaatgggtttataagtgagaaatactatctccattggtacgagactttttggaaaagcccaaaacaaagtcatgagagctttatgctcaaagtagacaatatcgtacTATTGTGGAAAGTCGTGATTACTAACATATAAAGCTGGCTAGTACGTTGCATGTTGGGTTTATTGATAACTTGAGCGACACTAAACAGATAGTTCAActaattaagatatatattattgacTCAAAAGTTCACTAAACAGATAGTTCAACTAATTAGGATATATATTATTGACTCAAAAGTTAAAGGTTTAAATCTCCATGTCCTTGtgttataaatatttcattggTCCGGGAATCTCTCTGTTGATActgtagatttttttttttttttttttaaaaatattaaaatatataaattatttaaatcaataaaaatgataataggttctaataaatttttttggtgTGTTCCTGGAGtgttttttattcataaattattcattatttaagagtcttttaaataatgaataatttttataatatagttttaaacaaaaaacaaaaaataaactacAACGCCAATAACAcaccaaaaaaatcaaaataaataaaatgccCATCCAACCTTTCTAAGTACATTTGTCCAAAACGTTTCAATATGGCTAAAGAATCAAACGTTCAAcctatttttacaaatatCCCTCAGTCAAAAGCTAGACGATGTTGCAAAATGTACATCATATGAACACGGGTCGAGGTATAACCCATGGTCGTGCATCGTGATAAAAAGAATACAACCAAAGTTTCCATTTTAAATATCTGATTGTCAAGAATCCTCCATCGAAGAAAAAATGGCGATTCTCAACCGAAACCGAACGTCCACAAAAGTACACAATACTAATGATTTAGATTCATTCTGTCTATCTCAAGCTCATTTCCCAGCATAATCATAGAAcacagaaaaaaaagaaaatagttctAACCAGAAACCATGATATTTCTGAATTTCCCAAGAAATCAGGCTAAGGACCTATTATTCAGAATGTACAGTtcataaaaagaacaaaattctttcatcattttcttggCAGATCATAAAAAGGCAGTTTCTTGGATTCAGAACACGACTATCATCTCAAAGCAGGTTCAACAACTTGTTGGGAGGATGTTCTTATTTTCCTATGACACCAACCAAAGCATTCAAATTACAGCACTAAACCACCaaacacaaagaaaatgataCTAGAAATTTTctggggaaaaaaaatcattaattgaATTCActaaaaagattcaaaatctatGAGCTAGAACCATCctaaaaaagaggaaaagattAAACCTCAAGATACAATTTGACCTCCATAAGACCTCACTAAGGTGTTTGAAGAACTATCTCCAGTGGTAACTTTAGAGGATGGAATATACATGATAACCTGGACACACTTCAATTTCGTCATGAGGTTAAGAACTAAATGAAGGAAAGTAGtcaattttacctttttcatttctgtaCCAATGGATATCTAAAGAAATGTGTAGAACTCACTTCAAGTCCAGAAAGAACGACCCAAATGAATTGAGCAAATTCAAGCAACTCTAGAACATAAAGGCTTGAGAATGAAGGGCTTCCAAAATAATGGTCAATCTCGAACAGgggtttcttctttcatttcccTGTTAACTGATTGACCTCCATCATCCTCATCAATGGCGGTCTTTCTAGTTTCTTGGTCGGCAGTCTGCACCGGCAGTTGCTGATCAGAGCCAATCTTGTGCTCACCTTCCTTGGTGTCTGGATTCTTCTTCATTGGATCTTTGTTCTGCGCTAAATCACAGAAAAAATCCGTCAAAACCTTCTCATAACCCGGCATTTTTGCATACCCAGGGAAATAGTTAATGTCAATTATAAGATACCGAGTCCCAATTTTTGAGTCCCGAATCACGTTGAAGTTAAAAAGATTCAAGTTCAGGGAGCGCCGCAACCCTCTAGCAATGTCAGTGACGAAGCTCAACGGTGGCATCTCTGTATCGTCAAGCTGCATCATCTTGTAGAACTTATCGTTAATTTTCTCACGAGGGGTCAAATTCGAAACCTGCGAAAATGACAACAATCCTTCTACATTTCCCAATTTCGCTTCCGGTTCATCAGGCAGAGATTTCCTCTTCACACATTTCACATATTGCCCAACAACGTAAACCTTAAAGATAATCCCTCCATGATTTACGAACTCCTGCAAGACTATCGGAGGCTTAAGCTTGTTCAAACAATCATGGTTGAAAACGAGCGCCATTTTGTGAGATTTGGCACTGCCATCAGCCACCAACGGCTTGGCAATGATTGGGAACTTCAAACCCTCCCAAGCCTGCCGATCAAACAAAGTTTCCTTATCGTAAATCACAATCTGCTTGGGGATCCCAAACGATTCATTGGCGTTATCAATCTTCAACTCGGAAACCACTTGAAGCATGGAAATCCGGTTATGAAGTCTCTCAATCGAGTCCGGTGAGTCCAAAATCAAGGCATTAGGGTTCTTTACTCTAAACTCAACCAGCTGCTTCCTCCAATCCTCACCGTAATACTTGTGAAGAATGCAATCAAATGGCCCTTGATCAAGAAGTGGCCGGTCAGTGTCGATTCGAACAAGATCAATCCCTCGAGACGCCGCGAGGCTGACTAATGAGTCTTGGATGAAGCTCTGTTGCTTCTTGGGAGCCAAAGCATACCCTATACAGAACCTACGTTCCGCCATTGATACACTACAAAAATTACACTAAGAACTAGAACCAAAAAGCACGACACTCATCAAAACAATAACAAAGAACTCGCATAAACAAGATTCACATTCACCAGAACACCGAAATTTGAACCCCGAGGAAGCTCTCGGAACCTTTGAAGAACTAGGGTTTCGTTTCTTCTAGGGTTCttgaaagaaaacgaaaaattgaaaagctttgaaacagaagaaatgagtaattttaaaaattaacctccaaatattttgatttgaaaccagttttctttttttttttctttttttttttttgcatgtgAAAAGACGACTTTAccctttcttatttaaatttggagGTATGTCCAAAATTGAATAGGCAAAATTCTTCTTCCCTCTCTACCCATTTCTTGCTCGATCAACCTTATTCTCGTTCAATTTCTTGTTCGATCAACATCATTCTCGTTCGATTTCTTGCTCGATCGACATTATTCTCATTCAATTTCTTGCTCAATCAACTTTATTCTCGTTCGATTCCTTGCTCGATTAACATCATTTTTGTTCGATTTCTTACTCGATAAGCATCttctttcttggtcttgaTCTAGTTAGAGGCGAAGAATTggaaaaaagacaaaaaaggGTAGGAAGTGACCGGGGGCtaggattagggttttgtcTTTTTTCTCCATCTCGATCTTGGTCGGGATTGGACTAGAAAAAAgacgttttttcttttttaagaatatgttttaattcttttttttctttttcttttttaatttgcacagtttaacattattttttattcataaataagGTAGGTATCACAATATCGTTGGTTACAAACATCTCTACCTATGATCACTTTCTTACGAAGAAATTGACTCGGACCCAATTAGCCGTGTTTAGAGAAACATGTTTTGGTCCTCTTCTAGAAACAAACATAATGTTCTATAGACCATTAACACAATATATTCTTCATAGAGAAGTGAATGAGAGTACGATGCATGTGATTCGTTTGAACCTTTTGGGACAAAAATGTCATTTAGTCCGAGCGAGTATAACCTCATTACTAGACTTGGACTTATATATGGAAGGAGCGTTGTTTGTCGTGTTATACTTAGAGCTAAGTATTTGAACACTAACGAATATATGAAGGGATTTGAATTGGCTTGCAATGATCGACAAGAGAATACAACAAATGGATTATACCCGACTCAGTATCAGTGATGAGCGAAGGCGTGCAAAGGAGAGTTCAAATAGAAAGCAACAAACGTACCGTCGTTATGGTTACCCGCACACTTTCTATGAGATCCTACAATTtacgaaacatttttataagtgtgtggaaacctctccctagcatatacgttttaaaactgtgaggctgacgacaatacgtaacggaccaaagcggacaatatctattagcactGGGCTTTACTTGTTACAACGACTAAATCACGAGCTCGAAAAAAATACGTCCACAACATGTCTATATATAAGGCTCTTCTTCTGACCTCCCAaccattttttatgttattattttaatttgatgttttcttaacatataataatataaaaccTGATTAATATTAACTTTTGCTTAATTCAAAAGTGAGTTGGTAAACCACataaaagaatacaaagaaCGCTAAGAGTATTCAGTTCATTCCACACCATCAACTTCTTCCTTCCTGTGTTTCCTATCTATCTAAACCTTTTGACTCTTTTGTTTCTGTGAGAGCTCTCTGGCGTTCGGCTATCGGACTTGCGTTTAGCCCCGCCTTGTTTCGGTGCTGCAACGCCATTTCTCGATGCATTTGCCACAGCCTTTCGGTTGGCAACTGCTGGTCTCTTCCCCTTCCTTTCACTCATCTTCTCCGGTCTTTTCCCCTTCCTTTCACTCGTCCTCTCCGGGAAATCCTCCGGTCTTCTCCTCTTGTAATCTACTCGCTTCTCCTTACTGTTGGAATGCGATTTAGTCCATTTCGTGCCACTGCCTTTCGCTTGGTTCTTCTTCTGGGAGCCGGGTTTGCTCGCACGCAGGCCCTGGTAGGATGCAACCGTAGCTTTTGGGGTTGCCCTCTTGCTGCTGTCTGGTGTCCTTAAACCTGAATCCACAGCCCTTTTCTTTGCTGAGCGATCGACTTCAGTAGATGGGTTATTACGTTTCTTGAGCGGGGTCGATGTCAAGTTTGGTTTGGCATGAAAGAGCCTCAGTGCTCGATCACGCAACTGTAGTTTTTGATTGTTAATTACTGAATTTGCTGCTTCCTGCACAGACATAGAAGCAATGCGTTGTTCTTagattgaaattgaaagataAAGATGTAAACCAATGGGAAAACATGCAGTTGTCTTCAAGACTAGAGGTGACAAAAACAATCAGGGAagatagagagaaaaataagttAACAGATATCTAGCTTTTGCCTATGTATTTACTAACTGCTCCCCAAGTGTTTCGGTAGCCAGGGTTCGAGATGATCAGAAATACCAACGAggttttaatttaactaaatctGAAGGTTAGAGCTCAATAACTCAGCCATTGTTGAGCTGAACTT
This portion of the Cucurbita pepo subsp. pepo cultivar mu-cu-16 chromosome LG08, ASM280686v2, whole genome shotgun sequence genome encodes:
- the LOC111800861 gene encoding UDP-N-acetylglucosamine transferase subunit ALG14-like isoform X1, which gives rise to MDSSIAIGIVILSISLILSRVLYVLYWSGRALPNKSLGSVSTLIVLGSGGHTAEMLNVLSVLQKDSFSPRFYIAAAATDDMSLQKARTYEHQLAHKTGAEVDKIRTVPREVGQSYFTSVWTTSIATLNALWLMLKIRPQVILCNGPGTCIPLCAIAFTFKVQKSALNKVVGIRWSSIFYVESIARVKRSSLSGYILYKLHMADRFFVQWPQLQRKYPHAHYVGCLM
- the LOC111800861 gene encoding UDP-N-acetylglucosamine transferase subunit ALG14-like isoform X2; translated protein: MDSSIAIGIVILSISLILSRVLYVLYWSGRALPNKSLGSVSTLIVLGSGGHTAEMLNVLSVLQKDSFSPRFYIAAAATDDMSLQKARTYEHQLAHKTGAEVDKIRTVPREVGQSYFTSVWTTSIATLNALWLMLKIRPQVILCNGPGTCIPLCAIAFTFKVVGIRWSSIFYVESIARVKRSSLSGYILYKLHMADRFFVQWPQLQRKYPHAHYVGCLM
- the LOC111800839 gene encoding inositol-tetrakisphosphate 1-kinase 1-like, with amino-acid sequence MAERRFCIGYALAPKKQQSFIQDSLVSLAASRGIDLVRIDTDRPLLDQGPFDCILHKYYGEDWRKQLVEFRVKNPNALILDSPDSIERLHNRISMLQVVSELKIDNANESFGIPKQIVIYDKETLFDRQAWEGLKFPIIAKPLVADGSAKSHKMALVFNHDCLNKLKPPIVLQEFVNHGGIIFKVYVVGQYVKCVKRKSLPDEPEAKLGNVEGLLSFSQVSNLTPREKINDKFYKMMQLDDTEMPPLSFVTDIARGLRRSLNLNLFNFNVIRDSKIGTRYLIIDINYFPGYAKMPGYEKVLTDFFCDLAQNKDPMKKNPDTKEGEHKIGSDQQLPVQTADQETRKTAIDEDDGGQSVNREMKEETPVRD